The proteins below are encoded in one region of Pangasianodon hypophthalmus isolate fPanHyp1 chromosome 6, fPanHyp1.pri, whole genome shotgun sequence:
- the arl2bp gene encoding ADP-ribosylation factor-like protein 2-binding protein, with product MMDIQETDLITREENIVEMRDLDEEEFAVSKSSEADALFDTVIGSIEDIIMEDDFQNLQRSFMEKYFLEFDDTEENKLIYTSIFNEYIELLEKYLEQQLIERIPGFNMNDFTHSLKQHKEEVSGDIFDMLLTFTDFMAFKEMFLDYRAEREGRGLDLSTGLVVKPLRSSTSTAITSASESDSF from the exons ATGATGGACATTCAGGAGACAg ATCTGATCACTAGAGAGGAAAATATTGTTGAGATGAGAGACTTGGATGAGGAAGAATTTGCTGTCTCAaa ATCCTCAGAGGCAGATGCATTGTTTGATACTGTAATTGGGAGCATTGAGGACATCATAATGG AAGACGACTTCCAGAATCTTCAGCGATCCTTCATGGAGAAGTATTTCCTGGAGTTTGATGACACAGAGGAGAATAAGCTCATCTATACAtcaatttttaatgaatat ATTGAGCTCTTGGAGAAGTATCTGGAACAACAACTGATCGAGCGGATTCCTGGGTTTAACATGAACGACTTTACTCATTCTCTGAA GCAACACAAAGAAGAAGTCTCAGGGGATATATTTGACATGCTGCTCACCTTTACAGACTTCATGGCCTTTAAAGAGATGTTCCTTGATTACAGAGCC GAGCGAGAAGGAAGAGGCCTGGACCTGAGCACTGGCCTGGTGGTGAAGCCATTGAGATCATCTACTTCCACAGCAATCACTTCTGCGTCAGAATCAGACTCTTTCTAA
- the pllp gene encoding plasmolipin → MADFPGKVNTQTSLPQLQPGPVHVMNASVDFSFIKSVPGILVVVEIIFGLLVWTLIASAAYWVVPAYGWVLFVSITLWILTVVLFIMLILGMRRKLSSIPWPLALLVFYAVASILYFTAFLANTVSVTVFEGGYNFDHMAASAFFGIFVTVAYCANTAFAYMEWKGNGGNAAMTTVPV, encoded by the exons ATGGCGGATTTTCCTGGGAAGGTGAACACTCAGACAAGCTTGCCTCAGTTACAGCCAGGTCCCGTGCACGTCATGAACGCATCTGTTGACTTCAGCTTCATTAAGAGCGTGCCTGGGATACTTGTGGTGGTAGAAATT ATATTTGGCTTGCTGGTGTGGACACTTATCGCCAGTGCTGCCTACTGGGTGGTGCCTGCCTATGGCTGGGTGTTGTTTGTGAGCATAACACTGTGGATCCTCACCGTTGTGCTCTTCATCATGCTCATTTTGGGTATGAGGCGGAAATTGTCCTCCATACCCTGGCCTCTAGCA CTGCTGGTGTTTTATGCAGTTGCAAGCATCCTGTATTTCACAGCCTTTCTGGCAAACACAGTTTCAGTTACTGTCTTTGAAGGTGGTTATAACTTTGATCACATGGCAGCGTCTGCG ttttttggcatttttgtgACGGTGGCTTATTGTGCCAACACCGCCTTTGCTTACATGGAGTGGAAGGGTAATGGAGGAAACGCAGCTATGACTACTGTTCCTGTGTAG